The Haliotis asinina isolate JCU_RB_2024 chromosome 3, JCU_Hal_asi_v2, whole genome shotgun sequence genome segment AGTCATATACCTGGGATATCGACAAAAGAACTACAAGTTGGGTGGACATCATGTGATGAGGTTCAGGAGCTTCACTTGGTGAgtttgggttcgaatctcggatgggaCTCTAGCCTAGTACCATCAAAAGTACTAGCTTCTGAACTAGTGGAAGTAGAATTCTCAAGTTCACAACAGGTTACATTTGCCCACTTTCTgaaaggcattgtgtattcagtcGGAAGTAATTGTCATAAGATCGTTGCTCTTCTCTGGGGATGACTATTTTGTGTAGACAAAAACGTTTTGCAGTCTAGGTACCGCCATTTCGTTGGCACTGGGATAGTATTAGGGCTGGGATGTTCAACCCGGGTACCGCAGCCCCTGTTATGCTACCATACCCGGATACTcgttatgttaattcctgacataaACAATTATGCAAGAAATGgcatgtattatattcaaaagagtgagtgagtgagtttagttttacgccacactcagcaatattacagctatatggcggcggtctgtaaatagtcgagtctggaccagacaatccagtgatcaacaacatgagcatcgatctccgtaattgggaaccgatgacgtgtcaaccaagtcagcgaacctgaccacccgatcccgttagtcgcctcttacaacacgcgtagtcgccttctatgacaagcatgggttgctgaaggcctattctaccccgggaccttcacgggtcatattcAAAAGAAATTCCTGTAATTATGTCTAAATTTTCAAAGAGAATACAAGTAAATCAGGAAAGAATGACATATTACATTCTTTGATATATTACTCACATCATCACAACAGGTCCGGGTATTGAGACTGTACCCCGGTCCATTTCATTAACCCACCCGTCCCGGGTATTCGGGTAACCCGCCCCAGCCTTAGATAGTATGCACCTTTGTCGTTTGACTGTCGAAATATACTTGCATTTATGGACATCCTATAAAACCATAAGTCTGCAAATACCAGAGTCGGTCATGCTATGAAAGCTGCAACAGCGTTGCATCTCATTGTATGACAAAGTGAAGAACATCTTTGacttttgtatttaaatgtgtttCGTACCATATTATCTATTTTATCGACGATGCAGATTGGCAAATTGTTTGATATTATGATATTTCACAGCACATGATATacttaaaatacttatcccgcGCCTGTCCTGTCCGTGTAAGTTTGACCTAGCGCTGTTGACACGAACATGCCAGCTCTCAGTGAAGGAGAGACGTGGACAATTAAACTCAGCCACAACTCCACGTCTTCTAGGCCCGTTAAAAGCCTTGTTGACAGCTTAATGGTGGGTATCCAGACACCTGAAGGCCCGATATACTTGTATATGATTATTTATCAAGTTGTATTTTCATGTAATACAGCACGTGTTAGTAGATAAAGACATTCCCGTATGAGGTTTACGAGTCCCCGCTATCCACCTCTGTGAAGTGTATGTAGAGGATTCAAACACGAACATATATTCGCAGAGCGTGTGCCTCTCTTACGCCCTTGTCATGTTTATAAGGTGAGTCAAATACAAAAGCCCAAACTTGACAttcaaatataaactcactGTTTATCTTTACTAATGAAATGCGTGTTTGTCGAGTCATGAGAACTATAGAAACTCTTGTTCTACTCTGATAAAGGTTTGTTCTATGATCACACCAGAACTCACAGGTCAACACAAGGGACGTGTCATATACCACAGCTGATGTCGTGTGATGGTTTACAACGCCTTTAACATTAGTTCGGTTGTTATATCATGGCGTGGCAGCTCTATGTACACGCCTTAAACGTTTATGGCATCAGAAGACCAGTATAATAACCGCTCCAACCCCTCCGACCGCACACACTCACATGTGCATGCACGTCATTATAAGAGCAATGCTCTTGAACACCAACTTTAACGTCTCTTTCACTTATCTTTAAAGTAACACTGTTCCTTTACTgtgtataaatattttacaacctTATAGCACTGATAAATGACACATTACAAATAATGCACGTGTTTTGCAATCCTgcagtgaaatgaaatacatagtAAGTCTTTCGTAAACTGATACCAGCCTCGTGTCCTCTAATTTCTTCCATATACACCCATGTGTTTGGTACCGACAAACCAGGAAACATAGGCGGGTTTCGAACCTGCAATGACAGGTTTGTGACACGCCCGAGGGTAGAGTCCCTTAAGAGAGAACTGATTCAGCAATCAATGTTTGTTGTGAGATTCAGCTTGATGCATGTCCTCTAATTTCAATTGCTTAGATTGATGTCGATGACGtcatggactgtctggtccggtcttgataatttacagatcgGAGACATGTAGCAGTAATACTGATGAGAGcggcaataaacaacaaacagctgTTGCTCATTACACGACTGGAACacccacatcattacacataAATGTCTGACGTATAGCAGTCTAAGCCAACCAGGGAACCAGGCAGTTAGATGTGTCTACCAAGTGTCATTCACAACACACTCTCAAATTTAATCAAACCAGTTGGTCTCTGTCCAAATACCTCGAACAAAGTACTGAGGTTATTACAAACAGGTTCTACAAGATAAttatatgaacatcaaaggTGCGTTTCTTTCAAAGAGTTAACATTAATGAAGTCCATCTTTCAACTGGATAGGTTATGCTCAGACAGGTATAAGTTTGCTGGTGTAACATTTGCACTGACAAACCATTCCTCACCTTCATTGATTTATCTGCAGTAATTGGCGTTAAATTGGCCGTAGAGCATTGCCATTCGTGATGGCAACTCTGACGTGCGAGATGTCAGCGCCGAAGTATCCAATTTACCGTTACGATACCAAGAAAAGTTGATTCGAGCTGTTGCACGGAAACCTGCCGTcaaatcatcaatatttcagacgCAGTCCACTCTTTGGAATATAAATCAGCCAATAACGGCGATATGGTCAAGATTGTAGGACCGGGCGAGTAAATATGGTTTCTAGACTTGAGGTGTTTCTGTCTGGCTCCAACTTGAATGAAGATTTAAATAGTGTGCGTGCTTAACCATGCATGTGGTTGTGTGGGTTTTTAAACCGTGACGACACTGTCACCTATACTTCCGTGTCAGTGAACGTTCCTCATCTATATGcatgtttaatttgtttttcaatttaGAGCTGCGAGTTTAATCAAATTTTACATGAAccttttaaaatattcattgaatgtttgttttggttggcGTTATCTCAAGGTACGTGTACATCAATCCAACACACTGTAAGTATTGCTTGTTGCAACAGCTCTGATACGAGTTTGGGAACACCAGTGACACATACCTGCAGGTCTCTCTGTAACGTCCATTTTGGTAACACTGATATCAAGTAACAATGATAATACGTTTCCAgcacagacagagacagagccACTCATGTCATGGCAAACTTACGACTCTAGCAGAAATAGTTGCCGTCGACAACTTCTATTTCAGGGTAGTTTGAAACTGATGGATTAGTTTGTAGAATAATTAGAAATTGATCTAACTGAATTATTAACGTTCtgtaaaattattatttcagGTGTGACAGAACGGATTTAACCCTGTGGTGACAATTTAAGCAGCCATGTCTAATCGGAAGACATTTCCCGGAATGACCAGTCACACCATCACCAGGTCTGAGTTCGAAGATGGGATACTAAGAGACAATGCGAGATTTGACAACAGACTAGACAATGAGAAACGACACGTAGATAAGGCTAAGCGGGTTGTGGTTCGTGAATATGACAAGGAGAGCCAAATGCTGAAACAGAAAATGGCATCTGCAGCTCAGAGGAAACCCACTTATTATAGTCAGACATCTGGTCCAAATGGGACAACAGGAAAGAATGCGGGTTCAAGGATGAATACAGGTCGTTCGTCCAGACTTATCCCCGACTACGAGTACAAACAGTATAGGATGCGACAGAATAGCGACCAAAACGATATCGTTAAGCAGGCGACAATTGAAACAAAGCCCGAAAAGACTCCGAAGGTAACTGACGAAGCACCCCAACAAAATGACGCCGACCTGACCGATGGAAAACGAGAAGCGAATGGCAATGCGGATCTTGATCTTCCTGACAATTATGTTTCCACAAGACGAACACGGCCGCCAGAAAACTTCTGGACTAATCTCAGTACACCTAGACACCTTTCAAGCGTTCGCAATGTACGGGAAAGACTCGCTAAGGAATTCGGCAAGCCTAAATCCAAGTCCTCATCCCAAAGACCAAATGGAACGGGGCGTCTGCCTTTAGTACAAGGAACACGCATGGATAAAAAGTGATAGCTGAATCTGTGTGAATAATAACTATTTAGTCAGCATAAGGTGGAGCTGCCTCCAACAATTATTGCTAAGGCGTTGAGGCTGTAGCTTACTTCAAAGCGGTTGTggatgtgtgcatgcatgcggACCCGAGGATTGGTGTTTACTGGAATCGATGCCAGGTTCTGGTTGTGCTGGTTATGGTGGCAGTTTCGCAATCTTGACACGTAAGCGATCAGCACATTTGTGGAGGACATCCGCGAAAAACGCACACGATCAGGTGGAGGGAAACACGAAGGGGAGGTAATCCATTCTCTTGGATGTTAGACTAACATTCTGCACGGAAAACTATTCTGGATGAGTGTGTTTTTCGAAATGCCAACACAGAGTACTGTGTCTTTGCATAAACAGTACATGTGGAAAGAAATCGTGAGAAAACTGCAAGGCTAAATGTATCTTGGACTGAGACGTGCTCGTCTTGTTTCTGGGTTCGAAAAGAAACGGACAACTTATGCTATTTTGTTGTCCATAATGCCTTTGGATAATTGTTTTGTTAAATACTGGGTTTATGTATCCAATATTCTTTAGGTACATGAGTTCTTTGGATCAGCGATTCTCATTAGATCTATCAGAATAGACTAAGAGATTTATTTTTGTAAATTATCACTTGATTTACTGATACAAATAGTGCAATCACAATAAATAACTCAATTCAAATTAGATGAATTGTTCCTTGTGGTCTGCCTTGAATGAATGTTAAACTGAAACTACTACGATGAGCTAACCCGTGAAGACATGGCTTGGAATCGGT includes the following:
- the LOC137276643 gene encoding uncharacterized protein; protein product: MSNRKTFPGMTSHTITRSEFEDGILRDNARFDNRLDNEKRHVDKAKRVVVREYDKESQMLKQKMASAAQRKPTYYSQTSGPNGTTGKNAGSRMNTGRSSRLIPDYEYKQYRMRQNSDQNDIVKQATIETKPEKTPKVTDEAPQQNDADLTDGKREANGNADLDLPDNYVSTRRTRPPENFWTNLSTPRHLSSVRNVRERLAKEFGKPKSKSSSQRPNGTGRLPLVQGTRMDKK